The sequence TTTGGAGAGAAAATGAAATATATTGTCAGTCAGTCAAATGATCCAGCTTTTAATATAGCTCAAGAAGCCTATGCTTTTAGAGAAATGCTTGATGAAGATGAAATTTTTATTTTATGGATCAATGAACCAACCATTGTTATTGGCAAACACCAAAATGCCATTGAAGAAATCAATAAAGAATATACAGATGCTCATGACATTCATATTGTTCGTCGTCTGTCAGGCGGCGGTGCAGTCTACCATGATCTTAATAATCTCAATTATACGATTATTTCCAATAAAGCAGATGAAGGGGCTTTTGATTTTAAAACCTTTTCCAAACCAGTTATTGATACTTTAGCGAAATTGGGGGTCAAGGCTGAATTTACTGGTCGTAATGATCTTGAAATTGATGGCAAAAAATTTTGTGGCAATGCCCAAGCTTACTATAAGGGACGAATGATGCATCATGGCTGTCTCATGTTTGATGTTGATAGATCTGTCTTAGCAGATGCTCTTAAAGTCAGTAAGGATAAGATTGAATCTAAAGGCATCAAGTCAGTTCGTGCGCGTGTGACTAATATTAATGATGAACTGCCTCAAAAGATGTCCGTTTTAGAATTTCGGGATGCCCTTCTTGAACAAGTTAAAGAAGAAAATCCAGATATGACTGAATATACTTTTTCAGAAGCAGAATTGGAACGCATCAAGCAGTCAGCTAAAGAGCAGTTTGGCAATTGGAATTGGATCTATGGAACTGCCCCAGACTATACTATAAAACGCAGTGTCCGTTACCCCGCAGGTAAGATTACAACCTATGCCAATGTTGAAAAATCGGTTATTAAATCAATTAAGATTTATGGAGATTTCTTTGGTATCGGAGATGTTGCCGATATTGAAGGTCTGCTTGTTGGCTGCCGCTATGATTATAAGGATGTCCTAGAAAAACTTAAAACCATTGATACAACACATTATTTCACGCGAATGACAAGGGAAGAAGTGGCCAAAGCGATTGTGGCCTAAATCATATATCACTTGCATTATCTGAAAAGATCTCGTTTCACATTTGAGACTGACCTTAAGAAAAGGTTTATTGCCAATTTTAAGGGAATAATTCATTTGGTGAACGAGAGGTCTTTTTTCGTTTATGCAACTACTTTTAATAGATAAATCGCTATAAATTTTTCTTATAGCATTTTATAAAAAAATAAATTATACAAGGCTAAAAAGAGATGCTATTATAGTTTTAAATTGGAGAAAGTTGGTAAAAGATGTCAGAAGGAATTTATGAAAAATTGAGGGAAATTCGGCATTATCTTCATCAACATCCTGAAATTTCAGAAAATGAATTTGAAACAACCGCATTCATTAAAAAGCATTTGAAAGATTTGGGCATTGAACCTCTTGCTTATCCCTTAAAAACAGGCGTCATTGCAGAAATCGGATCGGGTCAACCTATTATAGCTCTGAGGGCTGATATTGATGCTTTGCCTATTATCGAAAAGACAGGTCTCGCTTATGCTAGCAAGAATGGTGCCATGCACGCTTGCGGTCATGACTTTCATCAAACGAGTTTATTAGGCGCTGCCCAAATTCTCAAGGAAAGAGAGGCAGAAATCAAAGGGACTGTCCGCTTTATCTTTCAGCCGGCTGAAGAAAATTTTCAGGGTGCATACCAAGTGATTGAAGCGGGCGGTATTGAAGGTGTCTCTGCTATTATCGGCTATCATAATAATCCGCATTTAAAACCGGGTCAGATTGGTCTTCGCTCAGGTGCAATCATGGCTGGAGTCGAGCAATTTGAAGTAACTGTGGCTGGTATCAGTGCCCATGCAGCCCGTCCTGATTTAGGAGTAGATACGGTCTTGGCAATCACGACCATGATTCATAATTTGCAGCAGATTGTTGCACGTACGGTTTCGCCATTTGATTCTGCCGTTTTATCAGTCACCCATATTGATGTTGGCACAACTTGGAATGTCCTGCCAGCCAAAGGATTTTTTGAAGGGACTATTCGGACTTTTGATCCCAAGATTCGCTTAACCGTTATTGATAAGTTTACCAAAATTGTCGAAACAACGGCAGAACAATTTGGTGCACAGGTTTCTATTCAGTGGGGAAATTCGCCAAAAGTGACTTATAATGATGCCACTTTGACGCCTCTTATTTTTGAAAATTCCAAGACATTTGCTCAGGTCATTGAAACCTTGCCATCAACTGGCGGTGAAGATTTTGCAGCCTATCAGGAAAAAATCCCAGGTGTCTTTGCCTTTGTTGGATCAAATGGTGCTGATAATGCTCCAGACTGGCATCATGATGATTTTATTGTCAAAGATGACGCCTTGCCGACTGCTGTCAATTATTTTGTTGAAAATGCTTTTAAACTACTAGAATATTATAGAAGCTGACAGGAACCTTTTGTATGTGTCCTATCAAATAGACCCTAGAAAAAAAACTTTATCGCTTAATTTCAATTAAAAAATTCCCAAGACTGCTGTTTTATGCTCTTGGGAATTTTAGTTTCTTATAAATTAATTTGATTGTGTTAGTCCTTCTAGGTAACGTTTTTCTTTGGAAATAGGAAAGAAAGTACTAAGAAAATAAGCAGGCAAGGAATCCAAATTTTGTAGATAGAAATGTAAGCTTCTACCATACTGGAGTGGTTATATTGACTTAAATTTGCCATATTATTGCTAACCATTGAGATAAAAACAGTGACGCCTAGAACAGAGCCAATCTGTCTGACGACTCCAATAACGCTTTGAGAGGCGGTGAGCAGTTCACCTTGTAAAGTTGATGCCGCTAAAACATTGACAGGTCCAGCAATAATACCAAAACCAATGCCCAAAATTAAGGTTGTGAGAGCCATTGCCATCACTTTATTTGGATTGATGCTGACGATTAAAAGATAAGAAAGTAAAATAGCGGTCAAACCCACAAAAACCAGCAATCTTGAGCCCAATTGGTTAATAACTAAACTTCCTAAACCACCGCAGATAAAGACCACTAAGGACATAGGCAGTAAAATTAAGGCTGCATCAAGTTCTGTCTTTCCTTGAATGGTTGTAAAAAAGGTTGGCAAAATCACGATAACACCAATATAGAAGAATTGCGCTAATAAGGCGACCAATGCTGAAGCTGTGAATTCTCTAATCTTAAATAGCTTCAAATTAATCATCGGACTCTTACTATGCTTTTCAAGGATAATAAAAGCAAAGAGACTAAGCAAAAATGTTATCAAACAGCCTAAAGTGCGCCAGTCACCTGCTCCCCAATCTCTTATTTGAATTAAGCCCAATGTCACTAAAAAGAGGCCTAGCATTGAAATAAAACTGCCAGCAAAATCAATTTTGGACTCAGTCTTTTCTTCACTTTTAAAATGATAAGATAAAATCATGAGGCACGTTGCAATTATGATGATTGGCAGATTAATAAAGAAAATCCAGTGCCAAGAAAAGGTATCAGTAAGAATACCGCCCAAAGTCGGGCCGATAGCAGCAGCACCGCCCTGCATGAGACCAAGAGCAGCAACAATTTTAAAGCGATCTTTAACCTCCCAGGAAGAAATCCCTAAACTGTTGCCTACTGGAAGTAAAATAGCAGCTCCAAAACTGGAGATGATACGTCCAAGAATTAATTGAGAAAATCCATTAGCAAGCCCAGACAGTAAGCTGCCTATTCCAAAGAGCAGCAGGCAAAGGACAAATAACCGACCCTTGCCATAAATATCAGCAATCTTGCTTAAAGGAATGGTACAGGAAGCAAAAATGATGGTATAAACATTGATGGTCCAAGAGAGTTGATCCAGTTTTACTCCCAAGCCCTTTTGAATAGCCGGTAAGGTGATGTTCATAATAGTAGTGTCTAACATTACGATAAAAATCCCTAAACACATGGCTATTGTTAACATGATTTTTTTAGTCATAGTGATCTCCTTTTTAAAAATATGAGTATATACTCATATTTAATTGTATTCTTGAGAAAGAATTTTGTCAATAAATAAATGAGCTTTTACTCATATTTTTTCAAAAAACGTTCTCTTTAAAGAAAGAAAAGGTGTGATATAATGAAAAAGGAGTAATTTCGAAAAAAGGAATGGAAAAATGGCAGAAAAAAGTATCAGAAAACCCAAGCAAGAAAGAAGTATTGAAAAGCGCAACAAGATACTTCAAGTGGCTAAAGATTTGTTTTCAGATAAAACTTATTTTAATGTGACAACCAATGAAATTGCTAAAAAAGCTAATGTCTCTGTAGGGACACTCTACGCTTACTTTGCCAGCAAAGATGATATTTTAACAGCGCTTTTAAAAAGGTATAATGACTTTTTTCTGACAGCCATTTTTGCTGATATCAATAGTCAAGATTCTTTAGACAGGTTCAAAAAGAACCCTAAGGAATGGCTGAGCGCTTTGATTAATCAGTTATTGGCTGCAGAAGATAAAATTTTTCATGCTCAAATTGAGATGTTAGCCTATGCTATTCCGCAGGCTAAAGACTTACTGGAGGAGCATAATAATAACTTGAAAAATTTGACCTACAAATGTCTTTTATATTATAGCGATCAGGATGCCAATCCGAGCTTTAAAACCTTGTCTCTTGTGGTCTTTGATTTTATTTCAGCTTTGGTAGATGAATTGCTTTATCATGAACACACGCAAGAAGAAGCACAACAAATAAAAAAGACTGGCATAGACAGTCTTGAGCTGATTATTAAGTCTTATTTATAGTCGTTTGGTTTATGTTTTAGGATATCTCCGTAACTTGCCTTGTCTAACTTAGGTTAGATCTGTCCTACTTTGGCTAGATGAGATCGCTTGTTTGCCATCAAATGTGCAACGGCTCAGTGCTAAAAGCGAATCAAACGATAATACAGTAACTTGTCACTTTTTAGAAGATTATAAAAGGGGAGTAGGCCTAATTAAGATTTCAGAGAAATCAATTTTGCCTACTTCCTTTAATCATTTCATAAGTTTTAGCAATGATGGCTTAATTTAAAATGATTGAGCGATTTTATCCAGCAGATCAACTAAATGCTTGATTTCAGGTGTTAAGGTTGAGGATTTTAAGTAAGCGTAGTTAACATAAAATCCTAATTTATTATTTTCTTTAAAAGGAATTTTGACCAGATGATGATCTTGTTTGGTCAGTGAGATATCCGTCAACAAACTG comes from Streptococcus troglodytae and encodes:
- a CDS encoding TetR/AcrR family transcriptional regulator, giving the protein MAEKSIRKPKQERSIEKRNKILQVAKDLFSDKTYFNVTTNEIAKKANVSVGTLYAYFASKDDILTALLKRYNDFFLTAIFADINSQDSLDRFKKNPKEWLSALINQLLAAEDKIFHAQIEMLAYAIPQAKDLLEEHNNNLKNLTYKCLLYYSDQDANPSFKTLSLVVFDFISALVDELLYHEHTQEEAQQIKKTGIDSLELIIKSYL
- a CDS encoding MFS transporter yields the protein MTKKIMLTIAMCLGIFIVMLDTTIMNITLPAIQKGLGVKLDQLSWTINVYTIIFASCTIPLSKIADIYGKGRLFVLCLLLFGIGSLLSGLANGFSQLILGRIISSFGAAILLPVGNSLGISSWEVKDRFKIVAALGLMQGGAAAIGPTLGGILTDTFSWHWIFFINLPIIIIATCLMILSYHFKSEEKTESKIDFAGSFISMLGLFLVTLGLIQIRDWGAGDWRTLGCLITFLLSLFAFIILEKHSKSPMINLKLFKIREFTASALVALLAQFFYIGVIVILPTFFTTIQGKTELDAALILLPMSLVVFICGGLGSLVINQLGSRLLVFVGLTAILLSYLLIVSINPNKVMAMALTTLILGIGFGIIAGPVNVLAASTLQGELLTASQSVIGVVRQIGSVLGVTVFISMVSNNMANLSQYNHSSMVEAYISIYKIWIPCLLIFLVLSFLFPKKNVT
- a CDS encoding lipoate--protein ligase, whose translation is MKYIVSQSNDPAFNIAQEAYAFREMLDEDEIFILWINEPTIVIGKHQNAIEEINKEYTDAHDIHIVRRLSGGGAVYHDLNNLNYTIISNKADEGAFDFKTFSKPVIDTLAKLGVKAEFTGRNDLEIDGKKFCGNAQAYYKGRMMHHGCLMFDVDRSVLADALKVSKDKIESKGIKSVRARVTNINDELPQKMSVLEFRDALLEQVKEENPDMTEYTFSEAELERIKQSAKEQFGNWNWIYGTAPDYTIKRSVRYPAGKITTYANVEKSVIKSIKIYGDFFGIGDVADIEGLLVGCRYDYKDVLEKLKTIDTTHYFTRMTREEVAKAIVA
- a CDS encoding amidohydrolase, whose translation is MSEGIYEKLREIRHYLHQHPEISENEFETTAFIKKHLKDLGIEPLAYPLKTGVIAEIGSGQPIIALRADIDALPIIEKTGLAYASKNGAMHACGHDFHQTSLLGAAQILKEREAEIKGTVRFIFQPAEENFQGAYQVIEAGGIEGVSAIIGYHNNPHLKPGQIGLRSGAIMAGVEQFEVTVAGISAHAARPDLGVDTVLAITTMIHNLQQIVARTVSPFDSAVLSVTHIDVGTTWNVLPAKGFFEGTIRTFDPKIRLTVIDKFTKIVETTAEQFGAQVSIQWGNSPKVTYNDATLTPLIFENSKTFAQVIETLPSTGGEDFAAYQEKIPGVFAFVGSNGADNAPDWHHDDFIVKDDALPTAVNYFVENAFKLLEYYRS